The following are encoded in a window of Shewanella psychrotolerans genomic DNA:
- the hflX gene encoding ribosome rescue GTPase HflX, which yields MFDRYEAGDAAVLVHIDFSDEDSREDITELRLLVESSGAETVGVITGSRRSPDRKFFVGSGKAEELAALVAATEATVVIFNHPLSPAQERNLEQVCQCRVLDRTTLILDIFAQRARTYEGKLQVELAQLRHMSTRLIRGWTHLERQKGGIGLRGPGETQLETDRRLLRGRIKTINKRLEKVDKQREQSRRARQRSELATVSLVGYTNAGKSTLFNSLTVSDVYAADQLFATLDPTLRKLELKDGPVILADTVGFIRHLPHDLVAAFKATLQETREADLLLHIVDCADENMGDNFEQVQLVLKEIGADDIPQLVVCNKIDLLEDVGPKIDYDDEGVPTRVWVSAQQQKGLELLQEAINKIVGRVILELTLQIPATAGHYLGQFYRLDVIQQKEYDDLGNCILSVRLLEADWHRLTKQSQGELETFIVETAAVE from the coding sequence TGTTTGATCGCTATGAAGCGGGAGATGCTGCAGTTCTTGTTCATATAGACTTTTCGGATGAAGACAGTAGAGAAGATATTACTGAACTTCGTTTATTAGTTGAGTCGTCAGGTGCTGAAACCGTTGGTGTGATAACGGGAAGTCGTCGTTCTCCAGATCGTAAGTTTTTTGTTGGTTCAGGTAAAGCGGAAGAGTTAGCAGCGCTTGTTGCTGCAACAGAAGCCACAGTGGTGATTTTTAATCATCCATTAAGCCCTGCACAAGAGAGAAACCTTGAGCAGGTGTGTCAGTGCCGTGTGTTAGATCGCACTACATTGATCCTTGATATTTTTGCCCAACGCGCACGTACTTATGAAGGCAAGTTACAGGTGGAGCTAGCGCAATTGCGCCACATGTCAACGCGCCTCATTAGAGGTTGGACCCACTTAGAAAGACAAAAAGGTGGGATCGGCCTGCGAGGCCCAGGTGAAACTCAGCTTGAAACAGATAGACGTTTATTGCGTGGTCGTATTAAAACCATTAACAAACGTCTGGAAAAAGTCGATAAACAGCGAGAGCAGAGTCGACGAGCTCGCCAGCGGAGTGAATTAGCCACAGTTTCTTTAGTGGGTTATACCAACGCGGGTAAGTCAACATTATTTAACTCGCTTACGGTTTCTGACGTTTATGCAGCAGATCAGTTATTTGCTACGCTAGATCCAACACTGCGAAAGTTAGAGTTAAAAGATGGTCCGGTGATTTTAGCCGATACCGTTGGTTTTATTAGGCATCTACCCCATGATCTAGTTGCAGCATTTAAGGCGACACTACAAGAGACTCGTGAAGCTGATCTTTTGCTGCATATAGTCGATTGTGCTGATGAAAATATGGGGGATAACTTTGAGCAAGTGCAGCTTGTGCTCAAAGAGATTGGTGCCGATGATATTCCACAATTGGTTGTCTGTAACAAGATTGACCTGTTGGAAGATGTAGGTCCTAAGATCGATTACGACGATGAAGGGGTCCCTACGCGTGTTTGGGTTTCGGCTCAGCAGCAAAAAGGCTTGGAACTGCTCCAGGAGGCAATCAACAAAATTGTTGGACGTGTCATTCTAGAGTTAACCTTGCAAATCCCAGCGACGGCTGGGCATTATCTTGGTCAGTTTTATCGACTGGATGTGATACAGCAGAAAGAGTATGACGATCTGGGGAACTGTATCTTGTCTGTACGTTTATTAGAGGCCGATTGGCATCGATTAACAAAGCAGAGCCAAGGGGAGTTGGAAACCTTTATTGTTGAAACAGCAGCAGTAGAGTAG
- the hflK gene encoding FtsH protease activity modulator HflK — protein sequence MAWNEPGNKGQDPWGNKNGNDKGPPDLDEVFKNISKRFGGKGNGSGGGFSALGFVIVLGIAVVVWGLSGFYTVKEAEKGVALRFGQYIGQVEPGLQWKATFIDEVYPVNVSNVRSIPASGSMLTADENVVLVELDVQYIVVDPYRYMFSAVDANSSLREATDSALRYVVGHNKMDDILTTGRDQIRRDTWDEVNRIIEPYNLGIEIRDVNFLPARPPEEVKDAFDDAISAQEDEQRFIREAEAYSREIEPKARGTVQRMEQQANAYKQREILEARGKVVRFEQLLPEYKAAPEVTRNRLYIDAMSKVYSGANKVLVDAKSNGNMMYLPLDKLMEQGKSSKQPKTVVNDTSTDSVNSVVNSVGIPLDGRPSRSDNIRQGRN from the coding sequence ATGGCTTGGAACGAGCCCGGTAACAAGGGTCAAGACCCTTGGGGAAACAAAAATGGCAATGACAAAGGGCCACCAGACCTAGACGAAGTGTTTAAGAATATCTCTAAACGCTTTGGCGGCAAAGGTAACGGTTCTGGCGGTGGATTCAGTGCATTAGGATTCGTTATTGTCTTAGGTATCGCAGTGGTTGTATGGGGACTTTCAGGTTTCTATACAGTTAAAGAAGCTGAAAAAGGCGTAGCCTTACGCTTTGGTCAATATATTGGCCAAGTTGAGCCAGGCTTACAGTGGAAAGCGACCTTTATTGATGAAGTTTATCCCGTGAACGTGAGTAACGTCCGCTCTATACCTGCATCTGGCAGCATGCTTACTGCTGACGAAAACGTCGTGTTGGTTGAGCTTGATGTGCAATATATTGTAGTCGATCCTTATCGCTACATGTTTAGCGCAGTTGATGCTAACTCAAGTTTACGTGAAGCGACGGATAGTGCATTGCGCTATGTGGTTGGCCACAACAAGATGGATGACATTTTGACCACTGGTCGAGACCAAATTCGTCGTGATACTTGGGATGAAGTGAATCGCATTATTGAGCCTTACAATTTGGGTATAGAGATCCGCGATGTCAACTTTTTGCCTGCGCGTCCACCTGAAGAGGTGAAAGATGCGTTTGATGATGCAATTTCTGCACAGGAAGATGAACAACGCTTTATTCGAGAAGCCGAAGCTTATTCTCGTGAGATTGAACCTAAGGCTCGTGGTACCGTTCAGCGTATGGAGCAGCAAGCTAACGCGTATAAACAACGTGAAATTTTAGAAGCTCGCGGTAAAGTGGTTCGCTTTGAACAGCTTTTACCTGAATATAAAGCTGCGCCAGAAGTGACTCGAAATCGTCTTTATATCGATGCTATGTCTAAAGTTTATTCTGGAGCCAATAAGGTTTTGGTTGATGCTAAAAGCAATGGCAACATGATGTATCTACCTTTAGATAAGCTAATGGAACAGGGTAAGTCATCTAAGCAGCCTAAAACGGTTGTGAACGATACTTCGACTGATTCAGTTAATAGCGTAGTAAATAGTGTTGGAATTCCACTTGATGGGCGTCCTTCTCGTAGCGACAACATTCGCCAGGGGAGAAACTAA
- the hflC gene encoding protease modulator HflC, producing MGRLSVIIAAILIAIGLSSLLVVNEGERAIVSRFGKILKDDGVTRIYKPGLHIKLPLVDKIKLLDSRIQTMDGAADRFVTSEKKDLMVDSYVKWRIKDHEKYYLATNGGNKVQAESLLQRKINNDLRTEFGRRTIRDIVSGSRDELQQDALRNASDSAKDLGIEVVDVRVKQINLPANVSSSIYQRMRAERTAVAKEHRAQGREQSEIIRAKTDASVTIQIAEAERKALAVRGEGDAIAAKIYADAYNKDPEFYSFLRSLEAYKASFEGGSNVMVLEPDSDFFKYMKHANGK from the coding sequence ATGGGTAGATTATCAGTAATTATTGCGGCGATTTTGATCGCTATCGGCTTATCATCACTGCTCGTTGTAAATGAGGGTGAGCGAGCTATTGTTTCTCGTTTTGGTAAGATCTTAAAAGATGATGGCGTAACGCGGATTTATAAGCCTGGTTTACATATTAAGTTGCCATTGGTTGATAAGATTAAGCTGTTAGATTCACGTATCCAAACGATGGATGGCGCAGCCGATCGTTTTGTTACCTCTGAAAAGAAAGATTTGATGGTTGATTCCTATGTGAAATGGCGCATCAAAGATCATGAAAAATACTATCTTGCCACTAACGGTGGTAACAAGGTTCAAGCTGAGTCTTTATTACAACGTAAGATAAATAACGATTTACGTACTGAGTTTGGTCGCCGCACTATTAGAGATATTGTTTCTGGTAGTCGTGATGAACTGCAACAAGATGCCTTAAGAAATGCGTCTGACAGTGCAAAAGATCTGGGTATCGAAGTTGTTGATGTGCGCGTAAAGCAGATCAATTTGCCAGCAAACGTGAGTTCAAGTATCTATCAGCGTATGCGTGCTGAACGTACCGCAGTAGCAAAAGAACACCGTGCGCAAGGTAGAGAGCAGTCTGAAATCATTCGTGCTAAGACTGACGCAAGCGTTACGATTCAAATTGCTGAAGCTGAGCGTAAAGCCCTTGCTGTTCGTGGTGAAGGTGATGCGATTGCTGCTAAGATCTATGCGGATGCTTATAATAAAGATCCTGAGTTTTACTCATTCTTGCGTAGTTTAGAAGCCTATAAAGCCAGCTTTGAAGGTGGATCTAACGTCATGGTGTTAGAGCCAGACAGTGACTTCTTCAAGTATATGAAGCATGCCAACGGCAAATAA
- the petA gene encoding ubiquinol-cytochrome c reductase iron-sulfur subunit: MSNAPVDTGRRRFLTAATAVVGGAGAVAVAVPFIKSWNPSAKAKAAGAPVEVNISKLEPGQLIRVEWRGKPVWVVRRTEEILKGLATHDDQLRDPSSSEEQQPAYAQNAVRSIKPEYFIAVGLCTHLGCSPTYLPDTFGEQVEGVASGFFCPCHGSKFDMAGRVFQGVPAPLNLVVPPHQYIDDGNVIIGVDQGAA, encoded by the coding sequence ATGAGCAATGCGCCAGTCGATACCGGACGTCGCAGATTTCTGACCGCAGCAACCGCCGTAGTAGGTGGTGCAGGTGCCGTCGCTGTGGCGGTCCCGTTTATAAAGTCATGGAATCCGAGTGCCAAAGCGAAAGCTGCAGGTGCGCCGGTTGAAGTAAATATTAGTAAATTAGAGCCGGGTCAGCTGATCCGTGTTGAGTGGCGCGGAAAGCCTGTATGGGTTGTCCGTCGCACAGAAGAGATCTTAAAAGGTCTTGCCACACATGACGATCAGCTACGAGATCCTAGCTCAAGTGAAGAACAGCAACCTGCTTATGCGCAGAATGCGGTTCGTTCAATTAAGCCTGAGTATTTTATCGCTGTAGGTCTTTGTACTCACCTAGGTTGTTCTCCTACGTATCTACCAGATACCTTTGGTGAGCAGGTTGAAGGTGTTGCGTCTGGTTTCTTTTGTCCATGTCATGGTTCTAAGTTTGATATGGCGGGTCGTGTATTCCAAGGCGTACCTGCTCCATTGAACCTTGTTGTTCCACCTCATCAATATATTGATGACGGCAACGTGATTATCGGTGTCGATCAGGGGGCTGCGTAA
- a CDS encoding cytochrome b: MVKNIIDWIDARIPMTATYNRHVGQYATPTNFNFWYFFGSLAMLVLVNQLLTGIWLTMNYVPTAEGAFASIEYIMRDVEYGWLLRYMHSTGASAFFVVIYLHMFRGLLYGSYQKPRELLWLFGMLIFLVLMAEAFMGYLLPWGQMSYWGAQVIISLFGAIPVIGDDLTLWIRGDFVVSGATLNRFFALHVIALPLVLVVLVFLHLIALHEVGSNNPDGIEIKKNKDENGWPKDGIPFHPYYTVKDIMGVAGFLIVFCYVLFFMPEGGGYFLEKPNFEAANPMKTPEHIAPVWYFTPFYAILRAIPDKLLGVVGMGLAIAVLFVLPWLDRCKVKSVRYRSMIHKLNIGQFAVSFVILGYLGAVPATPALTIAARIFTLTYFGFFLALWIYSKNEKTKPVPERLTH, translated from the coding sequence ATGGTTAAGAATATTATTGATTGGATTGATGCACGTATTCCTATGACGGCGACCTATAACCGTCATGTCGGACAATATGCGACGCCTACTAACTTTAACTTTTGGTACTTCTTTGGCTCGCTAGCCATGTTGGTACTTGTTAACCAGCTGCTAACCGGTATCTGGCTAACCATGAACTATGTACCGACTGCAGAAGGTGCGTTTGCCTCTATCGAATACATCATGCGTGATGTGGAGTATGGCTGGCTATTACGTTACATGCACTCAACGGGGGCCTCAGCCTTCTTTGTGGTGATCTACCTGCACATGTTCCGTGGACTGCTCTATGGTTCATACCAAAAGCCAAGAGAACTACTCTGGCTGTTTGGGATGTTGATCTTCTTGGTACTGATGGCTGAAGCCTTTATGGGGTATCTGCTGCCATGGGGACAAATGTCTTACTGGGGAGCTCAGGTCATTATCTCGCTATTTGGCGCGATCCCTGTGATTGGTGATGATCTAACACTTTGGATACGTGGTGACTTCGTTGTTTCTGGCGCGACACTAAATCGTTTCTTTGCATTGCATGTTATTGCGTTGCCATTAGTTTTGGTTGTGTTGGTATTTCTACACTTAATTGCGTTACATGAAGTGGGTTCTAACAATCCTGACGGTATCGAAATTAAGAAGAACAAGGATGAGAATGGCTGGCCGAAAGATGGTATCCCATTCCACCCATACTACACAGTGAAAGATATCATGGGCGTCGCTGGCTTCCTGATTGTCTTCTGCTACGTGCTGTTCTTTATGCCAGAAGGCGGTGGATACTTCCTCGAGAAGCCAAACTTCGAAGCGGCTAATCCGATGAAGACGCCGGAGCATATTGCGCCAGTATGGTACTTCACGCCATTCTATGCGATTTTGCGTGCGATTCCTGACAAGTTACTAGGTGTTGTCGGCATGGGCTTAGCAATTGCTGTGTTGTTCGTATTGCCATGGTTAGATCGTTGTAAGGTTAAATCTGTGCGTTACCGTAGCATGATCCATAAACTGAACATTGGTCAGTTTGCGGTATCATTTGTTATCTTAGGATACTTAGGTGCTGTTCCAGCAACGCCAGCGTTAACAATTGCTGCACGTATCTTTACTCTGACATACTTCGGCTTCTTCCTTGCTTTATGGATTTACAGCAAGAATGAGAAAACTAAGCCTGTACCAGAGAGGTTGACTCACTAA
- a CDS encoding cytochrome c1: protein MKKLLIALVTLVPSLAFAAGGAHVDLESANVDLKDTESLQRGLESFQQYCSGCHSTQYQRYNRVAEDLGISLDDMRNKHMFIEGAKVGDLMENAIPEVYAAKWFGAAPPDLTLVARVRGEDWIYTYLKSFYQDDSRPFGVNNTVFPSVAMPHVLEELQGLPVKQEDGTLVTTGGKLTAEEYDQVVRDITGFLVYSGEPVKLERERLGWWVLGFLFIFFIVAYLLKKEYWKDVH, encoded by the coding sequence ATGAAGAAATTATTAATTGCATTAGTTACATTGGTGCCATCTCTTGCCTTTGCGGCAGGTGGAGCACATGTAGATTTAGAAAGTGCTAACGTCGATCTTAAAGATACAGAGTCACTGCAGCGTGGTTTAGAGTCATTCCAACAGTACTGCTCTGGTTGTCATAGCACTCAATACCAACGCTATAATCGTGTCGCTGAAGACTTAGGCATTTCACTAGACGATATGCGTAATAAGCATATGTTTATTGAGGGCGCTAAAGTTGGCGATCTGATGGAAAACGCAATTCCAGAAGTTTATGCGGCAAAATGGTTTGGCGCAGCGCCTCCAGATTTGACTCTAGTAGCTCGGGTGCGTGGTGAAGATTGGATCTACACTTACCTGAAGAGCTTCTATCAGGATGATAGTCGTCCTTTTGGCGTAAACAACACAGTATTTCCGTCAGTGGCCATGCCACACGTACTGGAAGAGCTGCAAGGTTTGCCGGTTAAACAAGAAGATGGCACTTTAGTCACAACGGGCGGTAAGTTAACTGCAGAAGAGTATGATCAAGTGGTTCGCGATATCACTGGCTTCCTGGTTTATTCGGGTGAGCCAGTCAAACTTGAGCGTGAACGCTTAGGTTGGTGGGTATTGGGCTTCCTGTTTATTTTCTTTATTGTGGCCTATCTCTTAAAGAAAGAGTATTGGAAAGATGTACACTAA
- the sspA gene encoding stringent starvation protein SspA yields the protein MAVAANKRSIMTLFSGADDLYSHQVRIVLAEKGVTVDVLQVDPSEMPEDLIELNPYNTVPTLVDRELVLYNSRIIMEYLDERFPHPPLMPVYPVSRGQTRLMMHRIENDWYTLVDRIRNGDRADAARKQLQESLTSISPIFNEMPYFMAEEFGLADCYLGPLLWRLPVLGIELDSRTAKEVKAYMTRIFDRESFKASLTEAEREMRMGI from the coding sequence ATGGCTGTTGCTGCCAATAAACGCTCAATCATGACCCTGTTTTCAGGCGCAGACGATCTCTATAGTCACCAAGTCCGTATTGTCTTGGCTGAAAAAGGAGTAACTGTCGATGTTCTGCAGGTTGACCCTAGCGAGATGCCTGAAGATCTAATTGAGCTAAATCCATATAATACAGTTCCTACACTCGTTGATCGCGAACTTGTCCTATATAACTCACGCATTATTATGGAATATCTAGATGAGCGTTTTCCTCATCCGCCACTAATGCCTGTTTACCCTGTTTCACGTGGTCAAACTCGTTTGATGATGCACCGTATCGAAAATGACTGGTACACTTTGGTCGATCGTATCCGTAATGGTGATCGTGCCGACGCTGCTCGTAAACAGTTACAAGAGAGCTTAACGTCTATTTCGCCAATCTTTAATGAAATGCCTTATTTTATGGCTGAAGAGTTTGGTTTAGCAGATTGTTATTTAGGACCACTACTTTGGCGTTTGCCTGTATTGGGTATCGAACTCGATAGCCGTACAGCAAAAGAAGTTAAAGCCTATATGACGCGCATTTTTGATCGTGAATCATTTAAAGCATCATTAACAGAAGCCGAGCGCGAAATGCGCATGGGTATCTAA
- a CDS encoding ClpXP protease specificity-enhancing factor encodes MKPMTPNRPYLLQAYYDWLMDNELTPHVVVDAYVPGTQVPQQYVKDGQIVLNITASAVGNLQIGHDFIEFNARFGGVPQQVLLPMASIVAIYARENGAGTVFDQEEAYQLEPEAEETGLSVVDDKPSVESADKPATKTDKPKRRSHLTVVK; translated from the coding sequence ATGAAGCCGATGACACCTAATCGTCCATATTTGCTACAGGCATACTATGACTGGTTAATGGATAATGAGCTTACTCCGCATGTAGTGGTTGATGCTTATGTTCCAGGTACACAAGTGCCGCAGCAATATGTCAAGGATGGACAGATTGTGCTTAATATTACGGCTAGTGCAGTAGGAAACCTTCAGATAGGGCATGACTTTATTGAGTTTAATGCTCGTTTTGGCGGCGTACCTCAACAGGTTTTATTGCCTATGGCTTCTATTGTCGCTATCTATGCTCGTGAGAACGGTGCAGGTACTGTTTTTGATCAGGAAGAAGCATATCAATTAGAGCCTGAGGCTGAAGAAACAGGTCTGTCGGTTGTTGATGATAAGCCTTCGGTAGAGTCTGCAGATAAGCCTGCGACGAAAACGGATAAACCTAAACGTCGTAGTCATCTTACCGTCGTTAAATAG
- a CDS encoding anthranilate synthase component II: protein MILMIDNYDSFTFNLVQYFQQLGQKIVVKRNDEITLDQIEALAPTLLVISPGPCSPNEAGISLAAIKYFAGKLPILGVCLGHQAIAQAFGARVVRAKRVMHGKTSAITHRNLGLFTNLNQPLTVTRYHSLLVDKIPENFELDAWFDDPQHGREIMAMSHRSLPIYGVQFHPESILTEQGLALLKNFVNKSC, encoded by the coding sequence ATGATCTTAATGATCGACAACTATGATTCTTTTACCTTTAACTTAGTGCAGTATTTTCAGCAGCTAGGGCAAAAAATTGTCGTTAAACGTAATGATGAAATTACATTAGATCAGATAGAGGCATTAGCGCCTACGTTGTTAGTGATCTCACCCGGCCCATGTTCGCCGAATGAAGCGGGTATTTCCTTGGCGGCGATTAAATATTTTGCCGGTAAGTTGCCGATATTAGGAGTCTGTTTGGGGCATCAAGCAATAGCTCAGGCTTTTGGAGCAAGAGTCGTGCGTGCAAAGCGTGTTATGCATGGCAAAACAAGTGCAATTACTCATCGTAATCTAGGTCTGTTTACTAATCTAAATCAACCGCTCACGGTCACTCGATATCACTCCTTGCTAGTTGATAAAATTCCTGAGAATTTTGAGCTTGATGCTTGGTTTGACGATCCGCAGCATGGCCGGGAAATTATGGCAATGAGCCATCGTAGTTTGCCCATATATGGTGTGCAGTTTCATCCTGAGTCAATATTGACTGAGCAAGGGTTAGCGTTACTAAAGAACTTCGTGAACAAATCTTGTTAA
- a CDS encoding S9 family peptidase, producing the protein MKGAFRGFGLSLLTLTILGGCAATPQDESSQAINSVPVSLVTPPTVEQQLTLNQIMANPDWMGVFAKGEYWSDDSQSVYFARQPHSSAILDYYQQSIDAKNATQLTIEQLHLADQQRGVYDTSRSQKAYIYQGNLFVKDLVTGGVRQLTRQNTNVDGVRFLKNGDIAYWQGEQVFRIHQDTGLYEQIANIKMAKAPQGVQEPDSYIAKQQHRLIDYVALQQSKAKQKEQYQAELTKLDPTVAAKTWYLGDAEVVSEMSLSPDGRYLLLSLVDKSYSWRSEHDIMPNYLGSKGYVDSVPARARVAEDNPPGERLVLLDLELHKKRDITIEGLKGFDADVLGAVKAENAKAKGESYKSEKAPRKIQLMQDWGWSQSAIQWQSDTSQVAIMLEAVDNKDRWLARVDLNAGKLITEHRLHDDAWVNYNFNQFGWLPNSDTLYYLSEETGYSHLYLKAKDSKAKALTQGKYVVSDITLGPKAKFIYYKANKDHPGIDNVYRVEITSGQSEQLTKWDGQLDYSLSPDGAKLLLSASRRTQPNELFVQSIGGELKQLTHYTSDAFKQYPWQAPEVVKVPSTHGADDIYARVYLPQGYNKANIDKYPAVIFNHGAGYLQNAHYGFSGYFREFMFHNLLTQKGYVVMDMDYRGSKGYGRDWRTAVYRNMGHPEVEDLKDGVSWMGSNANVDVNRVGTYGGSYGGFLTFMALFTEPDLFQAGAALRPVTDWAHYNAPYTSNILNTPDIDAIAYERSSPIEHAEGLQKPLLIMSGVLDDNVFFQDSVRLVQRLIELEKPMFETAIYPVEPHGFRQPSSWLDEYRRIFKLFEQELK; encoded by the coding sequence ATGAAGGGTGCTTTTCGTGGTTTCGGTCTAAGTTTATTGACCCTTACTATTTTAGGGGGATGCGCCGCTACTCCCCAAGATGAATCATCTCAGGCGATCAATTCAGTGCCTGTCTCGTTAGTCACACCTCCAACGGTTGAGCAGCAATTAACACTCAATCAAATTATGGCTAATCCCGATTGGATGGGGGTTTTCGCTAAAGGTGAATATTGGAGCGATGACAGTCAATCTGTCTATTTTGCCCGTCAGCCTCATAGCTCAGCAATACTCGATTACTATCAGCAGTCTATCGATGCAAAAAATGCGACGCAGCTTACCATCGAGCAGCTACACCTAGCCGACCAACAACGCGGTGTTTATGACACTAGTCGTAGCCAAAAAGCCTATATCTACCAAGGTAACTTGTTCGTTAAGGATTTAGTTACAGGGGGAGTACGTCAATTAACTCGACAGAATACCAATGTTGATGGTGTTCGTTTTTTGAAAAATGGTGATATTGCCTATTGGCAGGGGGAGCAAGTATTTAGGATCCACCAAGATACTGGCCTATACGAACAGATTGCGAATATCAAAATGGCTAAAGCACCTCAGGGAGTTCAAGAGCCTGATAGCTATATCGCTAAGCAACAGCATAGATTGATCGATTATGTGGCATTGCAACAAAGCAAGGCTAAGCAAAAAGAGCAATATCAGGCTGAATTGACCAAGTTAGATCCAACCGTTGCGGCTAAGACCTGGTATCTGGGTGATGCAGAGGTGGTTTCAGAGATGAGTTTGTCACCCGATGGCCGTTATTTGCTACTGTCTCTGGTCGACAAAAGTTACAGCTGGCGCAGCGAACATGACATTATGCCTAACTATTTGGGAAGTAAAGGCTATGTTGACTCCGTGCCAGCTAGAGCAAGGGTTGCTGAAGATAATCCGCCTGGTGAGCGCTTAGTGTTGTTGGATTTAGAGTTGCACAAAAAGCGTGATATCACCATCGAAGGGCTTAAGGGATTCGATGCTGATGTGCTTGGCGCGGTAAAAGCTGAAAACGCTAAGGCTAAAGGAGAGTCTTATAAAAGCGAAAAAGCACCACGTAAAATCCAACTGATGCAAGATTGGGGTTGGAGTCAAAGTGCTATTCAGTGGCAAAGTGACACTAGTCAAGTTGCCATTATGCTTGAAGCCGTTGACAACAAAGATCGTTGGTTAGCTCGAGTCGATTTGAACGCTGGCAAGCTTATTACTGAACATAGGTTGCATGATGACGCTTGGGTAAACTACAACTTTAATCAGTTTGGCTGGTTACCTAACAGCGATACGCTCTATTATCTTTCTGAAGAAACGGGTTACTCACACCTTTATTTGAAGGCTAAAGACAGTAAGGCTAAAGCGTTAACTCAAGGCAAGTATGTGGTTAGCGATATTACCTTGGGCCCTAAAGCTAAGTTTATCTACTACAAAGCGAATAAAGACCATCCAGGCATAGACAACGTCTATCGCGTTGAAATTACGTCAGGTCAAAGTGAGCAGTTGACGAAATGGGATGGTCAGCTTGATTATAGCTTGAGTCCAGACGGGGCTAAGCTATTGCTTAGTGCATCTCGTCGTACTCAACCAAACGAGTTATTTGTTCAGTCTATTGGCGGTGAGCTAAAGCAGTTGACTCATTATACTAGTGACGCGTTTAAGCAATATCCTTGGCAAGCGCCTGAAGTTGTTAAGGTGCCATCGACCCATGGCGCTGATGATATTTATGCTCGGGTGTATTTACCGCAAGGTTACAATAAAGCCAATATAGACAAGTATCCTGCTGTTATCTTTAACCACGGGGCCGGTTATCTGCAAAATGCACATTATGGCTTCTCTGGTTACTTCCGTGAATTTATGTTCCATAACCTATTAACTCAAAAAGGTTACGTTGTCATGGATATGGATTATAGGGGATCAAAGGGTTATGGACGTGACTGGCGGACGGCCGTTTATCGCAACATGGGTCATCCTGAAGTGGAAGACTTGAAAGATGGCGTAAGTTGGATGGGCAGCAATGCTAATGTCGATGTTAATCGTGTCGGTACATACGGTGGTTCATACGGCGGCTTTTTAACATTTATGGCACTATTCACAGAGCCTGATCTGTTCCAAGCGGGGGCTGCATTGCGTCCTGTAACGGATTGGGCTCACTATAATGCACCTTATACCTCTAATATCTTAAACACGCCTGATATCGATGCTATCGCTTACGAGCGTAGCTCCCCGATAGAACATGCCGAAGGATTACAAAAACCGCTGCTAATTATGAGTGGTGTACTTGATGATAACGTGTTCTTTCAAGATAGTGTGCGCTTAGTTCAGCGTTTGATCGAGCTTGAGAAGCCCATGTTTGAAACTGCGATTTATCCAGTTGAGCCACACGGTTTCCGTCAGCCCTCTAGTTGGTTAGATGAATATCGTCGTATTTTTAAACTCTTCGAACAAGAGCTTAAATAA